Part of the Crossiella cryophila genome, GACCACCAGCGGCAGCACCGCGTCCGGGTCATCGCCGGACAACGCCGCCGAGGTGATCTCGGTCGAGGCGGCCAGCGCACGAGCGGCGAGCGAGGGGTCCATGACCAGAATCATGCCCCGACCCGCACAACCAGGTCCGCCCCCGCCGCCTCCGCCGCCCGATGGGTGACGTGCACCAGCGTGCTGCCCGGCAACTCGGCCCGGATCGCGGCCAGCACCCGCCGCGCGGTGGGTTCGTCGAGGTGCGCGGTCGGCTCGTCCATCAGCAGCACCCCGGTCCCCCGGGCGTAGAGCAGTGCGCGGGCCAGGCCGAGGCGCTGCGCCTCGCCACCGGACACCGCGGCCCCGCCGACGCCGACCTGGGTGTCCAGGCGCTGCTGCCAGTCCTCGAGGGCGACGGTGCGCAGTGCGGCGCGGAGTTCGTCGTCGGTGGCGTGCGGGTCGCCGAGCAGGAGGTTCTCCCGGACGGTGGTGGAGACCAGTTGTGGGTCCTGGGGGGACCAGGCGGCGGTGGCGGGGATGGTGGCGTGGCCCTGGTCGGGGTGCAGGAAACCGAGCAGGACGGCGAGCAGGGTGGATTTGCCAGCGCCGGAGGGGCCGACGATGGCGGTGTGGGCGCCGGGCGGGATGTGCAGGGTGAGGTCGCGGAGGGTGGGGGTGGGGGTGCCTGGCCAGCGGACGTCGATGTGGTCAAGGCGGATTTCGGGGGGCTGTGGATAGGTCGGGATTGTGGATAGGTCGCGATCTTGGCGGGGGTTTGGGGAGGGGGGTGGGGGTGGGGTGGGGCAGTCTGGAATTGGGGGGACCCCCTCGCGCGCGCGGGTGAGGGCGGGGGCGGGGGTGGGCGAGGGGTCGAGGTCGAGGTCGGGGGCGGCGGCGAGGGCGGGAGCGGCGGCGGCTCGGCCGGAGGTTGGGGCGGGGGCGGAGGTTGGGGCGGGGGCTCCGGCGGAGGTGCGGGCTGGGGCGGGGGTGGATTGGCTGGTCAGGTTGGCGTAGGCGGTGCGGAGGGGGCGGAGTTGCTGGGCGGCTGGGGCGAGCAGCGACAGGGTTTCGGTCAGGGCCAGGGGCAGGAGGGCCAGGACGGGGGCGAGCAGGGGGTTGAGGGTTCCGGCGGCTACTGCTTCGGCGCCCTGGTGGATGGCCAGGGTGGTCGCCGTGCCGGTGCAGAGGGTGAGCAGGGCCAGGGCGAGGCCGTTGGCCAGGGCTTGGCGGCGGGATTGGGTGGCCAGGGTTTGGTCGGCCTGGGTGACTACTCGGTGGCGTTGGTGGGCTGCGTTGGTGGCGAGCAGGTCCGGGGCGGCGGTCAGCAGGGTGAGGATGGCGTTGGCGAGGGTTCTTCTGCCCTGGGACAGGTTGCGGGTGGCCTTGTTGTCGGCGAGTACCGCTAGCAGGGGGGCGAGGGTGGCCGCGGCGAGGACTGCCAGGGCCAGGGTGAGGCCCGCCGCGGGGAGGATGAGGGTTTGGATGGTGATGGCGACTGTGGCGACCACGGCCGCCACCACCGGGGGGATGAGGACTCTGGGGATGAGGTCGCGGACCGTGTCGGTGTCGGTGACCAGGCGGTGCAGGCCGTCGGTGCGGGGCAGCGGGCCCTGGGCGACCAGGTCGCGCCACAGGCTGGTGCGCAGGGTGTTGGCGGTGCGGAAGGCGGCGTCGTGGGTGACCAGGCGTTCCAGGTAACGCAGCACCGCCCGGCCGAGGCCGAAGGTGCGCACGCCGACCACCGCGACCAGCAGGGTCAGCATGGGGGGCTGGGTGGAGGCCTTGGCGATCAGCCAGGCCGAGGTGGCGGTCAGGGCGATGCCGCTGGCCAGGGCGGTCGCGCCGAGCAGGGCGCCCAGTAGTGAGCGGCGGGACAACAGTGTCCGCAGTGGACGGTGACGCGGGCGGCGAGGGTGGGGTGCCGCCCGCGTCACCTCGACACCGCCGAGGGGTGTCCCGGCGGTGGGTTCGGGGGTGGTGTGCGAGATCAGGACTACCGCGGCGCCCGCGGCCTTGGCCTGCTCGACCGCGTTGAGCACGGCGGTGGCGGTGGCCGGGTCCAGGTGCGCGGTGGGTTCGTCGAGCAGCAGCAGCCAAGCGCCGCGGCGCAGCCGGAGCAGGGCGCGGGCCACGGCCAGGCGCTGGCGTTCGCCCGCGGAGAGTTCGGCCGGGGGGCGGTGCAGCAGGTGGTCGATGCCGAGTTGGTGGGTGAGGTCGAGGAGTTCGGCGATGCGGGGTGGTTCGCCGGGCAGGTCCTGGACGGACTCGGTGAGTTCGGCGGTGACCGTGGCGGCGGCGAACTGGGGGCGTTGCGGGACCCAGCCGATCTGGCGACGCCAGCCCTCTCTGTCCACTTCGGACAGATCGACGCCGTCGACGGTGATCTTGCCATGGTCCGGGTCGCGGAAGCCCAGCAGCACGGCCAGTGCGGTGGACTTGCCGGTGCCGCTGGGGCTGTGCAGGTGGACCAGTTCGCCTGGGGCCACCGAGAAGGACAGGCCGTCGGGGGCGTCCCGGTCGCGGCGGCGGACGTGCAGGCCGGCCACGAACACCCGGCCGCGGTGCGCGGGCACGCTGCCTGACTTGGGCGTGGGCTCGTCGAGGATCTTGGTCACCCGGCGGACGACCTCCATGCCGTCCTCGCTGGCGTGGTGCGCGGCGCCGACCGCGCGAATTGCCTGGTAGCACTCGGGCGCGAGGATCAGCACCAGCAGGCCGACCTCCAGCGTCAGCCCGCCCGCGGCCAGCCGGGTGCCGATGAGCACCGCGACCAGCGCCACCGACAGCGTGGCCAGCAGTTCCAGTGCCAGCGCCGAGGTGAAGGCGATCCGCAACGTCCTGCCGACCGCGGTGCGGTGTGCCTCGCCGACCCGGCGGATCGCCTCGGTCTGGGCCTGTGCCCGGCGGAACGCGGTCAGCACCGGCAGCGCGCGGACCAGTTCGGCGGCGTGGCTGGACAGCCGTAGGGTGGCGTCGGCGGCCTTGGCCGCCACCTCCGCGGTGTAGCCGCCGATGAGGATCGCGAACAGCGGCAGCAGCGGCACGGTCACCGCGATCACCAGCGCGGACGGCCAGTCCGTCCACAGGATCGCCGCACCCACCAGCGGGGGCGCCACCGCGACGGTGACCAGGGCGGGCAGGTAGCGGGTGAAGTAGTCGTCCAGGGCGTCCAGGCCCTTGGTGGCCAGCGCGGTAAGTGCGGCCGGGCCGCCGCCGGCGCGTTCCGGGTCGGCGATCCACTCCGGGCCCAGCCGCAGCGCGTGCGTGAGCAGCGCGGTGCGCAGTTCCTCCTTGGCGCCGGCGGCGGCGCGGGCGGCGACGGTTTCGGTGCCCCAGGCCAGGATCGACCTGGCGGCGACCGCGATGGCCAGCACGGTGACCGGGGTGGCCAGCTCGAACCGGCCTGCCACGATCCCGGCGAGCGCGGTGGCCAGTGCCCAGGCCTGGGCGACCAGGGCCGAGGCGGTGAGGGCGGCGAGCACCGCGGTCACCGCCAGGGCGCGGCGGGTGGAGCGGGACAGCGCGGGCAGGGCGCCCAGCGGGCCACGGGTCCTCATGGCGTGTGCACCGCCGGGATGTGCCGGGTGCCGATCCGCTGCCGGAACACCCAGTAGGTCCAGGCCTGGTAGGCCAGCACCGCCGGGGTGCCGAAGCCGGCCACCCAGGTCATCACGGTCAGCGTGTACGGGCTGGCCGAGGCGTTGGCCACGGTGAGCGAGAACGCGGTGTCCAAAGTGGACGGAAGGACGTCCGGGTAGAGCGAGCCGAACAGGGTGGCGATCGCGGCCGCGGCCAGTCCGCCGAGCAGCGCGAACGCCTGACCCTCCCGGCCGATGCTCAGCCGCCACAGCGCGAGCGCGCCCAGGGTGAGCACGATCGCCCCGCCCAGCAGGGAGAATCCGAGCAGACCGGCCAGTGGCAGCAGCGCGAACGGGCCGACCTGCAGGGCCAGGCGGCGGGCGCAGTCCCGGATCTCGCCCTCGGTCTTCAACGCGGTGAACACCGCGCCGTGCACCAGGCTGAACCCGGCCACCGCGAGCGCGCCGAGCAGGGTTTCCCAGCGCAGCAGGGCGATCGGGCCGCCGACCAGGTCACCGCGGGCGTTGAGGGGCAGGCCGACCACGGTCGCGGTCAGCACCAGGCCCCAGCCCAGCGGCGGCAGCCAGGAGCCGAGCAGGATCACCCGGTCCCAGTTGCGCCGCCAGCGCGCGCTGTCCACCTTGCCCCGGTACTCGAAGGCCACCCCGCGCCCGATCAGCGCCAGCAGGATCACCAGCACCGGCAGGAACGCGCCGGAGAGCAGTGAGGCGTACCAGGACGGGAAGGCGGCGAAGGTCGCGCCGACCGCGACGATCATCCACACCTCGTTGCCGTCCCAGACCGGGCCGATCGTGTTGACCATGACCCGGCGCTCGGTGTCGTCGCGGCCGAGCACGTGCAGCAGCATGCCGACGCCGAAGTCGAAGCCCTCCAGGAACAGATAGCCGAACCACAGCAGGGCGATGAGCACGAACCAGATGGTGGCGAGTTCCACTGTGGACACTCCTAGTAGGCGAAGGCCAGTACGTCGTCGGACTTCTTGTTCTCGCCCTCGTCCGGTTCCTCGGGTTTGGGTGGCATCACCCCGGCGACGCCCGCCATCGCGTAGCGGCGGAGCAGGAAGAACTCGACCACGGCGAGCACGCCGTAGAGCGTGGTCAGCGAGATGAGCGAGATGAGCGCCTCGGTGGTGCTGATCGCGGAGACCGCCTGCGCGGTGTACATCCACACCCCGTCCACGCCGCTGGGGTTGGGCACCACCACGAACGGCTGGCGGCCCATCTCGGTGAAGATCCAGCCGAAGCTGTTGGCCAGGAACGGGGTGGCGATCCCGCCGAGCGCGGCCCAGACGAACCAGCGCCCCTTGGGCAGCCGTCCCCTGCGGGTCAGCCAGAGCGCGGCGGCCGAGGCGAGCGCGGCCAGCGCGCCGAAGCCGATCATCAGCCGGAAGCCCCAGTAGGTCACCGGCAGGTTGGGCACGTACTCGATCGGCTTGCCCGCGAAGGAACCCATCCGCGGGTCGTTGGGGTAGTTCTCGCCGTACTTGGCCTTGTAGATCTTGACCAGGTCCTCGACGCCCTTGACCTCGGAGTTGAGATCGCTGTTGGCCAGGAAGGACAGCAGCGCGGGCACGGTGACGCTCTTGACGCTCTCGCAGTCCGCGCGGGTCACATCGCCGACGGCGAAGATCGAGAAGCCGGCCGGTTTCTCGGTGTGGCAGAGGGCTTCGGCCGCGGCCATCTTCATCGGCTGCTGCTCGAACATCAGCTTGGACTGCAGGTCGCCGGTGAGCGCGACCCCGGCGAAGGCGATCACGCCGACCCAGCCGCCCAGCTTGACCGAGGCCCGCCACACCGGGGTGTCGGTGCCCTTGCGCCGGGCCAGGTGCCAGACCGAGACGCCGACCAGCAGTGCGGCGGCCACCGCGAGTGCGCCGAACATGGTGTGCGGGAAGGCGGCCAGCACGGTGGAGTTGGTCAGCAGGTCGCCGATCGAGCGCAGCTGCGGGCGGCCGTTGGGGCCGAGGGTGGCGCCGACCGGGTGCTGCATCCAGGAGTTCGCGGACAGGATGAAGTAGGCCGAGGCGACCGTGGCCAGCGAGGCGGCCCAGATGCAGGCCAGGTGCACCCGCCGGGACAGCCGGGACCAGCCGAAGATCCACAGGCCGAGGAAGGTCGACTCGACGAAGAAGGCGACCAGGCCCTCGATGGCCAGCAGCGAGCCGAAGACGTCGCCGACGAAGCGGGAGTACTCGCTCCAGGACATGCCGAACTGGAACTCCTGCACGATGCCGGTCACCACGCCCATGGCGAAGTTGATCAGCATCAGCTTGCCCCAGAACTTGGTCATCGCCAGGTACTTGGGGTTCCCGGTGCGGTGCCAGGCCGTCTGCATGCCTGCCACCAGCAGCGACAGACCGATGGTCAGGGGCACCATCAGGAAGTGGTAGACGGTGGTGATGCCGAACTGCCACCGCGCGATATCGAGGACCTCCACGGCTTTCAGCCTGCCCCGTACCCGGCCTGAGCAGCAGGTACCGGAGTCCTCTCTCGCCCGGCCGAGGGTCCCCCGGTGGCGGGACCAAGGTCCCGGTGACCGGCCTCACCCCGCGCCGTAGCTCGCTTCGCCCGGTTCGCCGGGTTAGGATCGCCTTGCCTGAGGGGAGTAGTTCCCGCAGTCGCCGCCGGTTCGCCTGCGGTGGTTCGGCGAGGTGATCGACATACTGAACGCCCATTGCGGCGTTCCGGTCCCTCACCCACGGTTTCCGTGGGCGAACGAGACCTCCGGCCGGGTTGACCATGCCCGGTCGGAGTCATCCTGCCTCCGTCTGGGTCGAATCCACGGAGAGGGACCCAGGCAGATGACGTTCTCCCTGCTCGCGCTGGGCGCCGCGTTCGCGCTGGTGCTACCGGTCGAGCTGCCGGACAAAACGCTGATCGCCACCCTGGTGCTGACCACCAGGTACCGGGCCTGGCCGGTGTTCATCGGGGTCACCGCGGCCTTCGCGGTGCAGTGCGTGATCGCGGTCGCCTTCGGCAGCGCGCTGACCCTGCTGCCACCGCAACTGGTGGCCGCGGTGGTCGCGCTGATGTTCGGCATCGGCGCGTTCATGCTGCTGCGCGAGGGTTTCCGCAAGGTGGATCAGGGCGAGGACGACGCGGCGGGCGCCGGTGAGCAGGAGGTCCCGGCCTGGCGGGCGACGCTGACCTCCTTCGGCGTGCTGTTCGCGGCCGAGTGGGGCGATGCCTCCCAGCTGGCCATCGCCGCGCTGACCGCCCGCTACGCCGCACCGCTGGAGGTCGGCCTTGGCGCCTTCCTGGCGCTGGTGACGGTGGCCGCGATCGCGGTGCTGGTCGGGCGGAAGGTGCGGCACCGGCTGCCCACCCACCTGATCCAGCGGGTCGCGGGCGGGGTGTTCACCGTGTTCGCGTTGCTGGCCGCCGGGCAGGCCGTGTTCGGCGGCTGATTTCCGCCGGACTTCGCCGGGCAGGACGGCGAGGCTGGCGATATGGGATTCGAGATCTTGGCTGTTCCGCCGGAGACTTTGGCGGTTTTGCGCGCCCAGGAAGGCGCCGAACTACTCGTTGACGAAGAGGGCGGCAGCCCGTTGCGGTGTTGTCTTGGCCGGGCCAAGGCGGGCGAGGAAATCGCGCTGGTGTCCTATGCGCCATTGGGTGGCTGGGTGGCCGACACCGGGGCCGATCCCGGCCCCTACCTGGAGTCGGGCCCGATTTTCATCCATGCCGCGGACTGTGGTGGGCCGGTGGACAAGGGTTTCCCTGACGAGCATCGGAAGGCGCCCCGGGTTTATCGGGCGTACAAGCGGAATGGGCGGATCCTGGGCGGGCGGCTGGTCCAGCCGGGCGAGGTCGCCGAATGCGTGCTGGCCGAGATGTTCGGGGATCCGGACATCGCACTCGTGCACGTGCGCGCGGTGGAATTCGGTTGTTTCCACTTCGAGGTCCGGCGGTGCCGGGACGTCGCGTGAGCGAACTCAGCGCAGCGCGACGGCGACCGCGGCCGCGGCGGCCACCACGTGCGGGCCCACCTCGTCGGCCTTGAGTGGCTCGAAGGAGACCACGCCGACGCTGGCCTGCAGGCCGGGCACGCCGCGGACCGGGGCGGCCACGCCGTGCGCGCCCGCCTGGAGTTCGCCGGAACTGGCCACCCACTCGGGGCCCTCGGCAGGCAGGTGGATGGCTCTGCCCGCGGCGCCGCGCTGTACCGGGTGACGGGTGCCCACCCGGTAGGCGACGTGGTAGGCGGTCCAGGAGGGTTCGACCACCGCGACCGCCTGGGCCTCGTTGCCGTGCACCACGGTGAGGTGCGCGGTGGCGCCGATCTTCTCGGCCAGGCCGCGCAGCGCGGGCAGCGCGGCGAAACGCAGCTGCGGCAGCACCCGGCCTGCCAGTTGCAGCACGCCGAGGCCGAGCCGGACCCTGGAGCCCTCGCGCCGGACCAGGCCGCGGGCCTGCAGCGGGCCGAGCAGCCGGTAGATGGCCGCTCGGCTGGCGCCGATGGCGGTGGCCAGGTCGCTGATGCTGGGGGCCTCGGTGTCCGCGTCGGCCACCGCCTGGAGCAGGGCGAGCCCGCGCTCCAGGGTGAGGGAACTCTCCCTGGCCGCTCCGGGCACCGCTCCCATACCGCTCCCTACTCTCCGCTCACCACGGTTCCGGCGACCTCGCTCAGGCCCACCAGCGAACCATCGGGCCCTGGCGCGGTGGCGGTCAGCACCACCGTGTCGCCGTCGGCCAGGAAGGTCCGTTCCGTGCCGTCGGCCAGGGTGACCGGTTCCTTGCCGCCCCAGGACAGTTCCAGGAAGCTACCGCGCTGGCGCTTGTCCGCACCGGAGACCGTGCCGGAACCGAACAGGTCGCCCGGTCGCACGGTGGCGCCGTTGACCGTCATGTGCGCCAGCTGCTGGGCGGCCGACCAGGACATCTCAGCGAACGGCGGTTCGGCGACCAGCGAGCCGTTCCAGTTCACCTGGATGCGCAGGTCCAGGCCCCACGGCTGGTCCTCGACCAGGTAGTCCAGCAGCGGGTTGGGCGCGGCCGGGGTGGGCAGGCGGGCGTTGCTGAACGCCTCCAGCGGGGTGATCCAGGCCGAGATCGAGGTCAGGAAGGACTTGCCGAGGAACGGGCCGAGCGGCACGTACTCCCAGGCCTGGATGTCCCTGGCGGACCAGTCGTTGAGCAGCACCACGCCGAAGAGGTGCTCGGCCGCGGCCGAGGTGGACACCCTGGAGGCCACCGGGCCGCCGCAGACGAAGCCGACCTCGGCCTCGATGTCCAGCCGCTTGCTCGGGCCGAACCCCGGCGCGTCCGCGCCTGGCGGGCGGCTCTGGCCGTGCGGGCGGACCACGTCGGTGCCGGAGACCACCACGGTGCCCGCCCGGCCGTGGTAGCCGACCGGCAGGTGGGTCCAGTTGGGCAGCAGCGGGTCGCCGTCGGGGCGGAACATCCGGCCGACGTTCTCCGCGTGGTGCCGCGAGGAGTAGAAGTCCACGTAGTCGCCGACCCGGAAGGGCAGCAGCGAGCGGACCGCGCTCAGCGGCAGCAGGTCGGCGCCGACCGGGGTGGCCGGCAGCTGGACCAGTTCGGTCAGCCGGGCCCGCAGTTCGCTCCACAGCGGCCGTTCGGCGGCCAGCAGGTCATCCAGGGACTCACCGGCCACCAGCGGGCTCAGGCGGGCTCCCAGGTCCAGTGAGCGCAGCGGCAGCGCGTGGTCGCCCACCCGCACCGCCACCACCGGGCCGGAGCCCGCGTCGATCACGCCGTAGGGCAGGGTCTGCGGGCCGAATGGCGACTGGGCCGTGAAGGCCGGGTCCTTGATCCAGCTCACAACAGGCCCAGCCCTTCCAGGTCCTCCACCGGTTCGGTCAGCGAGCAGGAGCCGTAGGAGGCGAACACCCCGCGGACGGCGTGCGCGGCCGCCTCCGGCAGTGCCTTGGCCTCCTCGGCGAGTGCCTCGGGGTCGTCGCTGGCCAGCGCCTCGCGGGCGTCCTTGCCGGAGAGCGTGCGGGCGGTGGCGACCAGCAGGTTGAGGAAGCCGTGGTGGTTGAACCCGGTCTCCTCGTCGCGGTGCCGCAGCGCGTTGTGCAGCCCGGCGGTGGCCTTGAACGGCACACCGGTGGTGCTGGCCACGCTGAGGAAGTCGGCGACCTCGTCGATGCTCGGGAACGCCTCCGGGGTCTGGCCGCCGCAGCGCAGCTTGGGCCAGCTGCCGTGCTCGGCCACGCCGCGCACGCTGTCCAGCCATTCGCTGCTGGTCCCGGCCTCGGTGTTCTGGCTGGGGCGGCGTGGCTCGATGACCCGGATGACGTCCTCTGGCACGAACTCCGAGACGCGTTCCAGCCACACGTCGTCGACCTCCGACGGCGCGGGCATCTCGACCATGCGCAGGGCGAGCAGCTCGGTGCGGGACTCGACGATGGAGATGGCCTTGGGCACCGCGCTCAGGCCGGTGTCGATCACCAGTGACAGACCGACCGGCTTCACCGGTTTGATCTTGATCAGCTCGGTGATCAGCTCGGGCAGCCGGGAGGCGTTGCACAGGAAAAGACCGACCACACCGGACCAGGACTCGGTCCTGGCCTGCAGGTGATTGCGCAGCGCGTCCGCCATCGGGGCGTTGCCCGGCGGGAACAACGCCGCGTCGTCGACCAGCCTTGCGAGCAGGGGCGGTGTACCGCGCGGACCGGGCGCACGGAGCTCAGCGACGCTTGACACGGCTGACACGCTAGTGGTGTCCACGGAACCGAACAAAAATGTCCGGTCTCCGAACACCCGGAGGGAGCAATGCCTTACTACCGCGCGGTGGGTTCGATCCCCCGAAAGCGCCACACCCAGTTCCGCGATCCGGACGGCAAGCTCTACGCCGAAGAGCTGATGGGCGTGGAGGGTTTCTCCTCCGACTCGGCCCTGCTCTACCACCGGCATCTGCCGACCGCGATCGTGAACGCCGAGGTCGTGGCCGAATGGCGGGGCACGACCACGGCCAACCAGCCGCTCAAGCCACGGCACTTCCGCACCCAGGACCTGAAATGGGACGCGCCTGCCGAGGTGGACGCGGTCACCGGGCGGCGGTTGCTCTTCGGCAACGCCGACGTCGCGATCTGCTTCACCGCGCCGACCACGGCCAGCCCGCTCTACCGCAACGCCTTCGGTGACGAGCTGCTCTACGTGCAGACCGGCGCCGCGGTGATCGAGACCATCTACGGGCCGCTGGCGGTGGCCGACGGCGACTACGTGGTCATCCCGACCTCCTGCACCTACCGGGTGGTGCCCACCGGCCCTGAGCAGCTGCGGCTGCTCGTGCTGGAGGCCACCGGGCACATCGGGCCGCCCAAGCGCTACCTGTCCAGCAAGGGCCAGTTCCTGGAGCACGCGCCCTACTGCGAGCGGGACCAGCGCGGGCCGACCGAGCCGCTGCTGGTCGAGGGCACCGACGTGGAGGTGCTGGTCCGGCACCGTTCCGGGCTGACCAGGTTCACCTACGCCAACCACCCGTTCGACGTGGTCGGCTGGGACGGCTGCCTGTACCCGTGGGCGTTCAACGTGCGCGACTTCGAGCCGATCACCGGCCGGGTGCACCAGCCGCCGCCGGTGCACCAGACCTTCGAGGGCCCGAACTTCGTGGTCTGCTCGTTCTGCCCGCGCAAGGTCGACTACCACCCGCTCGCGGTGCCGGTGCCCTACAACCACGCGAACGTGGACTCCGACGAGCTGATGTTCTACGTCGGCGGGAACTACGAGGCGCGCAAGGGCTCCGGGATCGGCCTCGGGTCCATGTCCCTGCACCCCTCCGGCTGCACTCATGGACCGCAGCCGGGGGCCGTTGAGGCGTCCCTTGGGGCGGACTACTTCGACGAGACCGCGGTCATGGTGGACACCTTCCGGCCGCTGGAGCTGGGTGAGGCCGCGCAGGACTGCGAGGACCCGCGCTACGCCTGGTCCTGGGCCAGGCGCGGACCCGACTGGAGCTGACCTGAAACGGATACGGTCCGTTCCCTTTCGCAGCGTGTGCGGAGGGGGACGGACTGTCAGGGCGGGGCCATAGGGTTTGCCACCGTGGATGTCGACGCGGTGCTGGCACTGGCGCCCGACCAGCAGGTCGTGGCCAGCGCCACCAAGCTGACCGCCCTGGCCGGCTGGGACTGGCTGGGGCGGGACGACCGGCTGCTCTGGGGGCTGTGCCGGGGCAGCGGCGCGAAGCCGTACCAGGTGTGCGTCGACCTGACCGACCGCGCGGCCAGGTGCTCCTGCCCGTCCCGGAAGTTCCCGTGCAAGCACGCGCTGGCCGTGCAGCTGCTGCACGCGCTGGACAAGGTCGAGCCCGGCGTGCCGCCGCCCTGGGCCGCGGAGTGGCTGGGCAGGCGGGAGACCCGAGGGGTGTCCGTGGAGCCTGCGCCCTCGGCCGAGACGGTGCAGCGGCGGGCGGCGGCCAGCGCGCGCACCGCGGCCAAGCGGGCCGCGGCGGTGCAGGCCGGGGTGACCGGGTTGCGCGAGTGGCTGGCCGATCTGGCCACCGGCGGGATCGCCGGGCTGCCCTCGCGGGAGCCGGAGTGGTGGCGGGTGTCGGCGGCCCGGATGGTGGACGCCAAGGCGCCGGGACTGGCCGAGTCGATCACCGAGTTGTCCGCGGTGGTGCGCGCGGGCGGGCGGCACTGGGCCGAGATCGCCGCGGACCGGATCGGCGGGCTGCACCTGCTGGCCACCATCGCGCCGGATCCGCCGGAAGAGCTGGCCGGGGTGGTGCGGCGGCGGCTGGGTTTCACCGTGCGCGAGGAGGAGGTCCGGGCCGGGCAGGGCTGGACGGATCACTGGGTGACGTTGCTGCTGCGGGATTCCGACGACGGGCGGATCCGCACCGTGCAGCAGTGGGCCTGGGCCAGGCAGCGGCGGGAGTGGGTGACCGTGCAGCGGCACGGCGTGCTCGGCGGGCCGGGGCTGATGCCCGCGCTGCCGCTGGGCGGGGAGTTCGAGGGCACGCTGCACCCCTACCCAGCGGGTCTGCCGCGGCGGATGTCGGTGGGGGACATGGGTGAGGTGCACGCGGCCGGGGCGATCGAGCTGCCCGCGGACTGGACCTCGGCACTGGCCGGGCTGGAGCCCGCACTGGTGGCCGATCCCTGGCAGCGTCGGCATCCGCTGGGCTGCCAACAGGTCCG contains:
- a CDS encoding homogentisate 1,2-dioxygenase, whose protein sequence is MPYYRAVGSIPRKRHTQFRDPDGKLYAEELMGVEGFSSDSALLYHRHLPTAIVNAEVVAEWRGTTTANQPLKPRHFRTQDLKWDAPAEVDAVTGRRLLFGNADVAICFTAPTTASPLYRNAFGDELLYVQTGAAVIETIYGPLAVADGDYVVIPTSCTYRVVPTGPEQLRLLVLEATGHIGPPKRYLSSKGQFLEHAPYCERDQRGPTEPLLVEGTDVEVLVRHRSGLTRFTYANHPFDVVGWDGCLYPWAFNVRDFEPITGRVHQPPPVHQTFEGPNFVVCSFCPRKVDYHPLAVPVPYNHANVDSDELMFYVGGNYEARKGSGIGLGSMSLHPSGCTHGPQPGAVEASLGADYFDETAVMVDTFRPLELGEAAQDCEDPRYAWSWARRGPDWS
- a CDS encoding SWIM zinc finger family protein; translated protein: MDVDAVLALAPDQQVVASATKLTALAGWDWLGRDDRLLWGLCRGSGAKPYQVCVDLTDRAARCSCPSRKFPCKHALAVQLLHALDKVEPGVPPPWAAEWLGRRETRGVSVEPAPSAETVQRRAAASARTAAKRAAAVQAGVTGLREWLADLATGGIAGLPSREPEWWRVSAARMVDAKAPGLAESITELSAVVRAGGRHWAEIAADRIGGLHLLATIAPDPPEELAGVVRRRLGFTVREEEVRAGQGWTDHWVTLLLRDSDDGRIRTVQQWAWARQRREWVTVQRHGVLGGPGLMPALPLGGEFEGTLHPYPAGLPRRMSVGDMGEVHAAGAIELPADWTSALAGLEPALVADPWQRRHPLGCQQVRLGVAGNEHGLVDAEDRWLPVRQDSAVDRALALHGGGPFDAVCLWNGWTLTLGAVAAPGQAPVVLT